The genomic window AGTAGGATTCTGCACCGTTGTGATACACGAAGACAGCGCCGTAGCGGCGGTCACAAAAGAGGGCTCCGCCGAGTTTTCTGATATCGGAAGGTGTTTTCACCCAGCTCGACGTCTTCGCATCGAAATTTCCAAGCTGCTGCAACTCCCGATATTGTTCTTCCGTTAAAAGCTCGATGCCCATGGCAGCTGCCATATCAATAGCGTCATTTTCCGGTTTATGTTCTTTCCTCGATTCCAGTGCTTCACGGTCATAACAAAGACTTCTCCGGCCTTTAGGACTTTCCGCTGAACAATCATAAAAAATGTATTCGCCCGTCTTTTTATCATGACCGACAACATCCGGTTCACCGCCGGTCCTTTCCATTTCGTTGAGTGACCACAGTTTTGCAGTATTAGCTTCCAGCCTTGTTTGTACTTTAGCCCATTCAAGACTTTTATGGCGGTTCATGTTTTTCTCAAAACGGGATTTCAACGCTCTGAGCAGCTCTTCACGCTGTTCCGGTGACAACTCTTTTTTATCGCTGTTAATGTTGCTCATGCTTTTATATCGGCTCTGTCATTCCCAAACTGGCGGAGGGGGTGGGATTTGAACCCACGAGAGCCTTACGACTCTACTGGTTTTCGAGACCAGCGCCTTCGTCCACTCGGCCACCCCTCCGGACGATTCAACCTGATAACGTACCAAAACTGTTTAATTAAGCAATATACCGCGAGTTTTACGGTCTGTGAAAGTTCCCCGGATGATGTAGACTTTTCTCCGTGCAGAAGGAGCTCCTTTCGTCCCGCGCGAAAAACCTGATCAGGGTCAGTATCGAGGAAGCCTCGGGGAACGAGGTCTTTTTCGTAGGCTCGTTTACTGAAGGCACCATCATCGACGAGGTGCGCGTGGTGGCACGCGGGAACAACAATTCCGTCCCCGCCGTTATCGATTCAGCCATGCCGGGGGAGGTCGTCATTCACAACCACCCCTCGGGGAACCTCACGCCTTCCGAGCACGATATACGTATGGCCTCCGTATTCGGCAACGACGGCATCGGCTTCTACATCGTGGACAACACAGCTTCGCGCGTGTACGTGGTCGTGGAGCCCTTCGCCGAAAGGGAAGTCGAGCCCCTTGATATGGATAAGATGAGGGAATTCCTCCTTCCCGAAGGCGGCATCGCCCGGCTGATGGGCGACAAGTTCGAGTTGAGGGACGAGCAGCTCGCGATGCTCGGAGCCGTCGCCGGGGCGTTCAACGGGAACGTTATCTCTCTCATAGAAGCCGGCACCGGGACGGGAAAGACGCTTTCATACCTCATACCGGCGGCCGCGTGGTCGATCCAGAACGGCGAGAGGGTCGTTATATCGACCAACACGATAAACCTTCAGGAGCAGCTCATAGATAAAGACATCCCTCTCGTGCACGAGGCGTTCGGCGGTGAATTCAACTATTCTCTCGTCAAGGGCATGGGGAATTATCTCTGCCTCCTGCGGACGGAAACCGTGAACGAAGGGCTCTTCGAGATCGCGGACGAGGACGAGGTGGGCACCATATCGGATATCCTCGAATGGGCGAAGGTCACGGAGGACGGGTCTCTGTCGGATCTCAGCTTCAGCCCTCCCGACGACGTATGGGACAAAGTCTCGGCCGAGAGCGACAGCTGTTTGAGAGCGAGGTGCCCTTATTACTCCCGCTGTTTTTTTTATAAATCCCGGCGGGAGATCGCCTCTTCGCAGCTCCTCGTCGTCAACCATCACCTCCTCTTTTCGGACCTATCCATCAAAGGCGCCTCAGAGAAGAGCGACGCCGGCATACTCCCCCCTTTCAGGAGGATAATCTTCGACGAGGCACACCATATCACGGACGCCGCGACCTCTCACTTCGGGATGAGGGCCACCAAATACGGCATTATCAGGATTCTGAGGAGGATGAAGAGGAGAGGGAAGGGCGGGGAATCGAAGGGTCTCATATACTACAGCGCGTCCCTCGCGGCGAAGCTGATGAAAGCGGTGAGGAAGGGGATAGTGAACGACGTGTTGAGGAGGGTGGAGCAGAACCTCTCTCCGAGGGTGGACGCGGCCGAGGATTATGTCGCCGACGCCTTCGATGCGCTCTATAACTTCTCTATCTTGCTCATGCAGGAGAAGGAGCCCGAAAGCCAGGAGGTTAGCATCAGGATTACGGAATCGGCTTTTTCGCGGGAGGGATGGGAGGATATAGACAGGAAGTTCTCGGTCTTGAGGATAAGGCTCAAGGAGCTACACGAGGAGATAAAGTCATTCACCGATTTCTTGCTCGATTACGAGGGCGAGAACGATTTCGCGAGGCTCATAGTCGAGTTCAGGGGAGTCGCGAACAAGCTCGACTACTATTCGGACGTGATCGCGACATTCCTCAGCCGGGACGACGACGGCTACGTGAGGTGGGTGGAAGGCAGGATGGGACGGGGTACGATCGTGTCGGGACTCGGACTCTCTCCACTCGATATATCGCAGCCGCTGAAAGATAGGCTCTATTCTAGATGCGATACGGTCGTAATGACTTCAGCCACGATGGCGGTTAGAAAGGATTTCGAGTTCCTGAAGTCGGGGCTCGGCCTCATGGACGAAACGAGGGTATCGGAGCTCATTCTGCCGTCGCCTTTCAATTACGGCGAGCAGCTTCTGCTATCGATCCCGACCGATATCCCGGAGCCAGGCACGAAGGAATACTCACGGGCAATCACCCCGCTCATACTGGATGCGGTCAAGGCGTCGCGCGGGAACGCCCTTATCCTCTTCACTTCATATTCCCTTCTCGACAGCGTGTACAGACAGATACATGAAGAGCTGGAATCGTCGGGCCTCCTCACTCTCAAGCAGGGGGCGCTGCCGCGGGCAAGGCTTCTCGACAAGTTCAGGGTCGAGGACGGGTCGGTTCTGTTTGCGACCGACAGCTTCTGGGAAGGCGTGGACGTGCCGGGGAACGCGCTCAGGCTGGTCGTGATCACTAGGCTCCCGTTCAGGGTCCCGACCGAGCCTATAATCGAAGCCCGTGTCGAGCATATGGAGAGCATGGGCATTAATTCGTTCACCGACTACAGCGTCCCCGTGGCGGTGCTCAAATTCAAGCAGGGGTTCGGCAGGCTGATAAGGACTAGGAGCGACAGGGGCGTCGTGCTCGTGCTCGACAGAAGGATAATAAGCAAATTCTACGGCAGGTACTTCCTCGATTCACTTCCCGAATGCGGTCAGTTTATAGCGAGCTCGGAGGAAGTGATAGCGGGGCTCGAGAGGTTTTTTGCGGAATAACCCCTCCAAGGGTGCTCCCTCCGTGCAAACACCCCTCGATCGGTTCCGGCGTTTTGTTTAATGCGGCGGTGCTAGATTTGGGTCGAGGACTTCCCTTCGGGCACGTCGACCGAGCCTGAGCACTTCATCACACCCGGCGCGACGAACACGACAGCGAGACTAATGAATATAAGTGACATACTGAGGGTCCTGGTTATTCTCTTCGACAGCTTCATTTAAAGAATCCTCCTCCTTTTGACTGGTTACGCTCTACTTCGTATCAAATGCATTAGTTGTTGCGCTAATAGTGCCTGCCTTATTTGCTTTTGTTCCTAACTCCCCCTCACACTGGCAGCCGCAGATGAAAAGAAGAGACAGGAGGCACAGCAATTGAAGCGCCCGCTTTTGTTCACTTTTAAGCGTTTTGAAGATATTCATCGGCTCATCCCTCTTAACGTATTTAATTTGCGTCTAAGCGATACCCATTAATACGAAATCTAATCATATCACAGCGGAGAACGGAGGGCAATCGATTTGTTGAGGCATCGGATTCGGAAATGAGAAGAATTCGGGCGTTCGGAATTCAGGACTGAAGAGACTTGACTATCTTCCTCACGAGGAACCGTGGCGTGAATCTCAGGAGGAACGGTATCAGTTTCTGCTTAATCCCGGGGAGCACTATGACGTCCCCCCTCCTAAACCCCTCATATCCCGCTTTGACCACGGGCTCGACGTCCATGAGGCTCATCTTGAATAAAAGCGAGTCGTCGAGCTCCGACTTAGATCCGAATTCCGTCCTCACGGGGCCAGGCGCGAGGCAGGTGATCTTTATATTCGGGTTTTTGATTTCTTCTGAAAGCGCCTCTGTGAACGAAAGCACATAAGCCTTCGTCGCGTAGTAGACGGCGAGGTTGGGCCCGGGCTGGAAACCCGCAAGCGAGCCGACGTTGAGTATTCCGCCGCGCCCCCTTTCGATTATGCCCGGAAGGAAGAGCCTCGTCAGGTGTGTGAGCGCCGTCACGTTGACCATGATCATATCTATCTGCGCTTCCTCGCCGAGGTCGGCGAAGCTTCCGCGTGCGCCGAACCCCGCGTTATTTACGACGACGTCGATCTGCAAGCCTTCTTTCTCAAGCGTATCGAAGATCTCCCTCGGGGCGCTCTTTTCCGAAAGGTCTTTCGGCATTATAAAGACGTCGACGCCGAATTCGGATTTGAGCTCGTCCGCAAGCGCCTGGAGCCTCTCCTCCCTCCGCGCGACGAGCACGAGGTTCGAATCGTCAGCCGCGAAAAGCCTCGCGAGCTCAAGCCCGATCCCCGAAGACGCCCCCGTTATTAGCGCTGTCTCGTTTGCCATGTGTTTGTTTTCTCTCCTTTGCGTTGTAATTATTGTTTTACATCCGGTCTCCCGGAGTGTCAATCGGCACATGGAGCGTATCCGGCCCAGTAACGGTGATTCATTCGATCTTCTTCAGATACCCCGTTCCCAGGTTATTCATCTGGCCCATTATCCAGCGCTGCCGCTCAAGCACATATTTCGACGGTCTTACCGCGGACATGCGTACGGGGTTCGGGAGTATGGCGGCTATGAGGGCCGATTCCTCTATCGTGAGGCTCCCTGCGGATTTCCCGAAATAGATCTCGCCCGCTTTCCCTACGCCGTATACTCCCTTCCCCGTCTCTATGACGTTCAGGTACACCTCCAATATCCTCTTCTTCCCCCATATTTTTTCGATGAGGAACGTGAAGTATGCTTCTGCCCCTTTCCTTGTCCATGACCTCGACGGCCAGAGGAATACGTTCTTCGCCGTCTGCTGGCTTATTGTGCTCGCACCCCTTAACCTGTCTCCGCTCATCTTATCGTCTATCGCGTCTTTAATGGATTCTATATCGAACCCGTCGTGCAAGGGGAACTTCTGGTCCTCTGCTGCAATCACGGCGAGCTTCATATATTTCGATATATTCTTGTAATCGCTCCACTCCTTTTTTATTGTTTTCGCTTCCCCGAAGTACCCGATGACCATGAGAGGCGTGAGAGGGGGGTTGACATACCTGTAGAGCGCAACCAACGCTATGGTTGCGAGAATGATGAAGAGAACCGTTTTTATGATGAATTTAACTATCCAGAGGAGAAATTTTCTCATATATACGGAGTGTTCCGAGCCCCGGCGCGGCTTGCCCGGCTAAACTGTTTTTCGGGGAAACTCTATCGATTAACGTACCTTATAGACTATTCACACGGCAAATCAATTGACTCTTGCCTTCCTCTCATATAACCTTATTAGCCAATATTTATAGATATTTAGGAGGCAAGAGTTAAATGACAATGCCGTCTCAGATACTGCCCGTCAACATCGAAGACGAGATGAAGGAGTCATATCTCAGTTATTCGATGAGCGTGATAATCGGGCGCGCCCTTCCCGACGTGAGGGACGGGCTCAAGCCCGTGCACAGGCGGATACTATACGGGATGGAGGAGGCCGGGAACCAGTGGAACAGGCCCTATAAGAAGTCGGCGAGGATAGTCGGGGACGTGATGGGTAAATACCATCCCCACGGCGACGCCGCTATATACGACGCGCTCGTCAGGATGGCGCAGGACTTCTCCATGAGGTACACGCTCGTAGACGGTCAGGGCAACTTCGGCTCCATAGACGGCGATCCGCCTGCCGCTATGAGGTACACGGAGGTAAGGCTCGACAGGATAGCGGGCGAGATGCTCGCCGACCTCGAAAAAGAGACCGTCGACTTCGTGCCCAACTACGACGGCGGGGAGAAGGAGCCCCTCGTGCTGCCGGCTAAGATTCCTAACCTGCTGCTCAACGGCTCGTCCGGCATAGCCGTAGGCATGTCGACAAATATACCGCCTCACAACCTGAGCGAGCTGATAGACGCGATAGTGGCTCAGGCGGGTAACTCCGACATAACTCTCGACGAGCTCATGAAGCACCTGCCGGGACCGGATTTCCCCACGGGCGGCTTCATCACCGGGAGGGCGCCGATAAGGGAGGCGTACGAGACCGGCAGGGGAATTATAAGGATAAGAGCCAAGGCGAGGATCGAAAAGCAGAAGAAAGGGGATAAGGAAGTAATAATCGTGAGCGAGATACCTTATCAGGTCAATAAGGTAAAGCTCATAGAGCGCATAGCGGAGCTCGTGAAGGACGAGAAGATAAAAGGGATATCCGACATAAGGGACGAGTCCGACAGGGAAGGGATAAGGATAGTCATAGACATTAAGCGGGGCGATAACGCCGAAGTCGTATTGAACCAGCTCTACAAGCACACGCAGATGGACACTTCCTTCGGCATCATCATGCTCGCGCTCGTGAGGAACCAGCCGCGAGTGCTCTCGCTAAAGGAAACCATAAGCCACTTCATCGAGCACAGGAAAGAGGTCGTAACCAGACGCACGCAGTACGAGCTCGGGAAGGCCGAAGAGAGGCTCCATATACTGGAAGGCCTCAAGATAGCGCTCGACCACCTGGACGAGGTCATCGCCCTCATACGCAAGTCGGCGAGCCCCCAGGACGCGAAAGACGGCTTGATGCAGAAGCTGGGCCTCTCCGACCCTCAGGCCCAGGCCATACTCGACATGAGACTCCAGCGACTTACGGCTCTCGAGAGGGACAAGATACTCGAGGAGAGGAAGGAGCTCATAAACACCGTCAAGCGCTTGAAGGAAATACTCGAGCACGAGCACCTTATACTGGGCATAGTGACCGACGAATTAAAAGAGATAAAAGAGAAGTACGGGGACGAGAGGAGGACCGAGATACTCGAGAGCTCCGAGGAAATATCCATCGAAGACCTCATAGCCGACGAGGATATGGTCGTCACGATAACTCACGAAGGGTATGTTAAGACAACGCCTCTCAGCGTCTACAGGAGCCAGAGGAGGGGGGGCAAGGGGAGGACGGGCATAACGACGAAAGAGCTCGATTTCGTCGAGACCCTCTTCATAGCGTCCAAGCACAACTACGTCCTCTTTTTCACGAACCTCGGCAGGTGTTACTGGATAAAGGTCCACGAGATACCCGAAGCGGGCCCGACAGCGAGAGGGAAGGCCCTCGTCAACCTCCTTAGCCTCTCCGAAGGAGAGAAGGTGGCAGCCGTCCTGCCCGTGAGGGAATTCAAGGAAAACCAGTACATCATCATGGCCACGAAGAACGGGGTGGTTAAGAAAACGAAGCTCATGGCCTACTCCAATCCCCGCGCGGGCGGCATCATTGCGCTCAATATAAGAGAGGACGACGAGCTTATAGAAGCCAAGCTTACGAGCGGTCAGGACGAGATACTCCTCACCTCTTATTTCGGCCAGGCTATAAGGTTCGAGGAAGACGACGTGAGGGATATGGGCAGGACGGCCACGGGCGTGATAGGCATAAGGCTCGACGAGGGGGATCAGGTCGTAAGCCTGGAAGTGATCGAGAACAAGGAGGCCCAGGTCCTTACCGTAACCGAAATGGGTTACGGGAAGAGGACTCTCGTCGATGAATACAGGATTACGGGGCGCGGCGGGAAGGGTGTTATCACAATTAAGACCACGGGCAAGAACGGAAGGGTAGTGGGCGCCTTTCAGGTGACTAACGATACGCAGATAATGATAATCACGACACACGGCGGGAAGGTTATCAGGATGAACGCTTCCGAGATAAGCGTGTACGGGAGAGGGACTCAGGGCGTGAGGCTCATCGATCTCGAATCCGACGAAAGGGTAGCCGCAGTGGCGAAGGTAGTGGAAAGGGATTAGTCCGGGTATTTTTCTCTTAGCCGTATCCTCAGTGTTTAGATGATCCGCGAGATTGAAAACATTTTCCTCGATTTTCCCGGCTACGGGTGCTTTGCGTGCGACCCGCGTAATACGCACGGGCTCAGGCTCAGGTTCTTCGCCGACGATGAAAAGGGGGACGTCTTTACGCGCACGACGGCGGAAAAACACCTCCAGGGATTTCCCGGGATACTCCACGGCGGCATACAGTGCGCCCTCGTAGACGAAGTCGCTTTCTGGACCATGTTCGACAAGTACAAAAAGATCGCCCTTACCACAAAAATCGATATGGAGTTCCTGAGGCCCGTAGGGACTGCGTCCGAAATCGAGGTGAGGGGGAAGGTCGCTGAAGAGGACGGGCGTAAAATCGGGGTTGAGGTGATTATCTGCGAGCGGGGGAAGGTTTGCACGAGGAGCAGGGTAGATTATATTATCCCGAAGAGAGAGGTGACGCTCAGGGTTATGGGGAAGGATAGGTTCACCGAAAAATTCACGAAATACCTGGACGACTGACTATGATCAAACTATACGACCATCCGCTTTCCGGGAACTGCTATAAGGTCAGGCTTGCACTCAGCCAGCTCGGCGTCGAATACGAAAGAGAGTACCTAGACATATTTAAAGGCGAGCAGCACGGGGGCGCTTATCAGTCGTTAAACCCGAACAAGAAGATCCCTGTGCTCATAGACGACGGCTTCCACATGTGGGAGTCGAATGCGATACTTTTATATCTGGGGAGGAAGTACTCACCGAACAGGCTCTACCTGGATGACCTCCGGGGGTTCGGCGCCATGGCGCAGTGGCTCTTTTTCGGTAAGACCTCCGTCGATCCGAATCTCGCAGTAGCGAGGTATTTCACGAAGTTCACCAGTCCCGCGGACAGGGACGAGAAACGACTCAGCGAGCTCCGAGCGCAGGGGAACGCGGTGCTCAAGATCATGGACGACCATCTGGAGCGTAACGATTTTCTCGCCGGCAGGTATTCGATGGCTGATATAGCCTGTTATCCGTATATAAGTCTGGCCCACGAGGGAGGGATAGAGCTCGCGCCCTACGCGAGTGTCGTATTATGGTGCGACCGTATAAGGTCTCAGGCCGGATATATTTCAATGGAGGATTGAACGGGTGGAGCGGGAAACGGGATTCGAACCCGCGACCTTCTCCTTGGCAAGGAGACGCTCTAGCCAGCTGAGCTATTCCCGCTTTGTAGAAGAACTAAGATAGCCAGACGGAGGCAAGTTGTCAAGAATCAGGCGGACGCCGGCTCGAATGGAAAAATAATTTTTATCGGGATGAAATGAAACGGTCTGACAGAAAATACATTATCTCCGGCGTTAAAAGGGCAATTATAAAAATCGGAAGCAGCGTCCTCACCGATAAGAAAGGGAGCCTGTCCGAAAGTGTGTTCGATTTTCTAGCCGGGGAGATTGCCAGGATCAGGTCGCGGGGTATCGAGGTCATAATCGTGTCCTCGGGGGCTATCGCGTCCGGAATGAAGAAGCTCCATCTCTCGAGGAAGCCGACCGAGATATCGATGAAGCAGGCGATCGCGGCCTGCGGTCAGAGCGCACTCATATGGAACTACGAGAGGGCGTTCTCGTCCTTCGGGCTCATCGTCGCGCAGATACTCATCACGCACGACGGGCTCGCCGACAGGAGGAGGTTTCTGAACGCGAGGAAAACCCTCACGACCTTGCTGGGAATGGGTATAATCCCGATAGTCAACGAGAACGATACCGTGGCGGTGGAAGAGATAATGCTCGGCGACAACGACAACCTCGCGGCGCTCGTTACGTCGCTCGTCGAAGCCGACCTCCTGATACTGCTTACCGATATCGAGGGGCTCTATAATAAAGACCCCCGAAAGAACCACGATGCAGAGTTCATATCCCTCATCGACAGTATAGGTGAGGAGATAGAATCAGTCGCCGGAGACACCCTCGGGAGCACCACGACGGGAGGGATGATAACGAAGATACAGGCCGCCAGAACGGCTGCCGCGTTCGGGGTGCCGACCATAATCGCGAACGGGAAATCGGAGACGACCCTCGCCGACATTTTCGACGGCCGGGACGTCGGCACCATATTCCTTCCTTCCAAGAAAAGCCTCCGCGGGAGGAAGCACTGGATCGCGTTCACGCTCAAATCGGCAGGCAAGCTCGTGCTCGACGGAGGCGCCGTAAAGGCTATCACCACGCGGGGCAAGAGCCTCCTCCCCTCGGGCATCAAAGACGTGAGGGGAAAGTTCGGCGTAGGTGATTCGGTCACCTGTGTGGATGAGGACGGGGTCGAGGTCGCGAGAGGCTTGACGTCCTACGGCTCCGAGGAGATCCGCCTGATAATGGGGCTCAGCACGAAAGACGTGGAGAGCGCTCTCGGGTATAAATACAGCGACGAAGTAATCCATCGTGACGACCTGGCAGTGATTGAGAAACGCTCTCGGGTTTGAAGTTTTAAAATGGGTTCCGGAAGATTAAAAATAGTATCCATAGCGGTCCTGATATCGCTCTTCCTGGGCGCGTCCGTGCTGCTCGGTCTTTACTACTACATAAACAGTGTTCCGACTGTTTCCGAAGACAGGGTCGTGGATATACCAAAGGGTGAAGGACTGAGGAATATATCGGCGATGCTTGAGGAAGAGGGAATCATCGGGAACGGCGACTTGTTCACGCTCTACGTTATCGGGAAGGGCTGGCAGGACAGGCTCAAAGCCGGTGAGTATGAGTTCAAAAAGGGCAGCACGACTTCTCAAGTCGCCCTCAAGATTGCGGAGGGCGACGTGGTCATACACAAGGTGACGATACCGGAAGGGCTCACTGCGAGGGAGATCGCGGAGCTCCTCGGGAGGAACGGCGTGCTAGACCCGGACGGGTTCCTCGCTGCTGCCGGGGACCGGGAGATCTTGAAAATTCTCCCGGGGCGTCCTATCACCGGGATCGAAGGTTATCTGTTTCCCGACACCTATACATATACCAAAGGCGTTACGCCCGAGGAATTCGTTCGGATGATGGTGAGCCGGTTCAAAAAAGTATATAGCTCGCTCGGCGGTTTGAGGCGGAGGGTGAACCTTACCGACAACGAGGTAATTATACTCGCGTCTATGATCGAGAAGGAGACGGGCTCTCCGTCCGAGAGGCCTGTTATCTCGGCCGTCTTCCATAACCGTCTCAGACTCGGCATGAAACTGGACAGTGACCCTACCGTAATCTACGGGCTCGGGGACGACTTCGACGGGAACCTGACCAAGGCGGACCTCAATACCATGACGCAGTACAATACTTATCTGATAAAGGGGCTGCCGCCCGGACCGATATCGAATCCCGGCAAGGAATCTATTATCGCGGCCCTGAGCCCGGCCCGGGTGGACTATATATATTTCGTCTCCAGGGGCGACGGGACGCACTACTTTTCAGAGAATTACAAGGACCACCAGAGAGCCGTATCCGAATACCAGAAGTAAGAAGGACTAGGCGAATACCTTGCTGAAAGGGTCGACCTGGGACTTGTCTTCCTGCACAGGGGCAACGAGCTTCTTGTCCCTTCTCTCTATCCTGATAGTCCCGTCCTTCCTCCGCGTGGCTATGAACTGAGTCCCGCTCGTCTCTCCCGATATCTTCTGCAGTATCCGGGGATAGTTCTTGGAGCCGATGAAAATCGAGTGTATGCAGACGCCCAGTTTCTTGGCCCTCGACCTTTCGTCTAGCACGTCGCAGTCGCCCG from Thermodesulfobacteriota bacterium includes these protein-coding regions:
- the gyrA gene encoding DNA gyrase subunit A, producing MPSQILPVNIEDEMKESYLSYSMSVIIGRALPDVRDGLKPVHRRILYGMEEAGNQWNRPYKKSARIVGDVMGKYHPHGDAAIYDALVRMAQDFSMRYTLVDGQGNFGSIDGDPPAAMRYTEVRLDRIAGEMLADLEKETVDFVPNYDGGEKEPLVLPAKIPNLLLNGSSGIAVGMSTNIPPHNLSELIDAIVAQAGNSDITLDELMKHLPGPDFPTGGFITGRAPIREAYETGRGIIRIRAKARIEKQKKGDKEVIIVSEIPYQVNKVKLIERIAELVKDEKIKGISDIRDESDREGIRIVIDIKRGDNAEVVLNQLYKHTQMDTSFGIIMLALVRNQPRVLSLKETISHFIEHRKEVVTRRTQYELGKAEERLHILEGLKIALDHLDEVIALIRKSASPQDAKDGLMQKLGLSDPQAQAILDMRLQRLTALERDKILEERKELINTVKRLKEILEHEHLILGIVTDELKEIKEKYGDERRTEILESSEEISIEDLIADEDMVVTITHEGYVKTTPLSVYRSQRRGGKGRTGITTKELDFVETLFIASKHNYVLFFTNLGRCYWIKVHEIPEAGPTARGKALVNLLSLSEGEKVAAVLPVREFKENQYIIMATKNGVVKKTKLMAYSNPRAGGIIALNIREDDELIEAKLTSGQDEILLTSYFGQAIRFEEDDVRDMGRTATGVIGIRLDEGDQVVSLEVIENKEAQVLTVTEMGYGKRTLVDEYRITGRGGKGVITIKTTGKNGRVVGAFQVTNDTQIMIITTHGGKVIRMNASEISVYGRGTQGVRLIDLESDERVAAVAKVVERD
- the mltG gene encoding endolytic transglycosylase MltG, translating into MGSGRLKIVSIAVLISLFLGASVLLGLYYYINSVPTVSEDRVVDIPKGEGLRNISAMLEEEGIIGNGDLFTLYVIGKGWQDRLKAGEYEFKKGSTTSQVALKIAEGDVVIHKVTIPEGLTAREIAELLGRNGVLDPDGFLAAAGDREILKILPGRPITGIEGYLFPDTYTYTKGVTPEEFVRMMVSRFKKVYSSLGGLRRRVNLTDNEVIILASMIEKETGSPSERPVISAVFHNRLRLGMKLDSDPTVIYGLGDDFDGNLTKADLNTMTQYNTYLIKGLPPGPISNPGKESIIAALSPARVDYIYFVSRGDGTHYFSENYKDHQRAVSEYQK
- a CDS encoding SDR family oxidoreductase, yielding MANETALITGASSGIGLELARLFAADDSNLVLVARREERLQALADELKSEFGVDVFIMPKDLSEKSAPREIFDTLEKEGLQIDVVVNNAGFGARGSFADLGEEAQIDMIMVNVTALTHLTRLFLPGIIERGRGGILNVGSLAGFQPGPNLAVYYATKAYVLSFTEALSEEIKNPNIKITCLAPGPVRTEFGSKSELDDSLLFKMSLMDVEPVVKAGYEGFRRGDVIVLPGIKQKLIPFLLRFTPRFLVRKIVKSLQS
- a CDS encoding helicase C-terminal domain-containing protein; translated protein: MQKELLSSRAKNLIRVSIEEASGNEVFFVGSFTEGTIIDEVRVVARGNNNSVPAVIDSAMPGEVVIHNHPSGNLTPSEHDIRMASVFGNDGIGFYIVDNTASRVYVVVEPFAEREVEPLDMDKMREFLLPEGGIARLMGDKFELRDEQLAMLGAVAGAFNGNVISLIEAGTGTGKTLSYLIPAAAWSIQNGERVVISTNTINLQEQLIDKDIPLVHEAFGGEFNYSLVKGMGNYLCLLRTETVNEGLFEIADEDEVGTISDILEWAKVTEDGSLSDLSFSPPDDVWDKVSAESDSCLRARCPYYSRCFFYKSRREIASSQLLVVNHHLLFSDLSIKGASEKSDAGILPPFRRIIFDEAHHITDAATSHFGMRATKYGIIRILRRMKRRGKGGESKGLIYYSASLAAKLMKAVRKGIVNDVLRRVEQNLSPRVDAAEDYVADAFDALYNFSILLMQEKEPESQEVSIRITESAFSREGWEDIDRKFSVLRIRLKELHEEIKSFTDFLLDYEGENDFARLIVEFRGVANKLDYYSDVIATFLSRDDDGYVRWVEGRMGRGTIVSGLGLSPLDISQPLKDRLYSRCDTVVMTSATMAVRKDFEFLKSGLGLMDETRVSELILPSPFNYGEQLLLSIPTDIPEPGTKEYSRAITPLILDAVKASRGNALILFTSYSLLDSVYRQIHEELESSGLLTLKQGALPRARLLDKFRVEDGSVLFATDSFWEGVDVPGNALRLVVITRLPFRVPTEPIIEARVEHMESMGINSFTDYSVPVAVLKFKQGFGRLIRTRSDRGVVLVLDRRIISKFYGRYFLDSLPECGQFIASSEEVIAGLERFFAE
- the proB gene encoding glutamate 5-kinase, which codes for MKRSDRKYIISGVKRAIIKIGSSVLTDKKGSLSESVFDFLAGEIARIRSRGIEVIIVSSGAIASGMKKLHLSRKPTEISMKQAIAACGQSALIWNYERAFSSFGLIVAQILITHDGLADRRRFLNARKTLTTLLGMGIIPIVNENDTVAVEEIMLGDNDNLAALVTSLVEADLLILLTDIEGLYNKDPRKNHDAEFISLIDSIGEEIESVAGDTLGSTTTGGMITKIQAARTAAAFGVPTIIANGKSETTLADIFDGRDVGTIFLPSKKSLRGRKHWIAFTLKSAGKLVLDGGAVKAITTRGKSLLPSGIKDVRGKFGVGDSVTCVDEDGVEVARGLTSYGSEEIRLIMGLSTKDVESALGYKYSDEVIHRDDLAVIEKRSRV
- a CDS encoding glutathione S-transferase family protein, which produces MIKLYDHPLSGNCYKVRLALSQLGVEYEREYLDIFKGEQHGGAYQSLNPNKKIPVLIDDGFHMWESNAILLYLGRKYSPNRLYLDDLRGFGAMAQWLFFGKTSVDPNLAVARYFTKFTSPADRDEKRLSELRAQGNAVLKIMDDHLERNDFLAGRYSMADIACYPYISLAHEGGIELAPYASVVLWCDRIRSQAGYISMED
- the mtgA gene encoding monofunctional biosynthetic peptidoglycan transglycosylase; amino-acid sequence: MRKFLLWIVKFIIKTVLFIILATIALVALYRYVNPPLTPLMVIGYFGEAKTIKKEWSDYKNISKYMKLAVIAAEDQKFPLHDGFDIESIKDAIDDKMSGDRLRGASTISQQTAKNVFLWPSRSWTRKGAEAYFTFLIEKIWGKKRILEVYLNVIETGKGVYGVGKAGEIYFGKSAGSLTIEESALIAAILPNPVRMSAVRPSKYVLERQRWIMGQMNNLGTGYLKKIE
- a CDS encoding PaaI family thioesterase, with the protein product MIREIENIFLDFPGYGCFACDPRNTHGLRLRFFADDEKGDVFTRTTAEKHLQGFPGILHGGIQCALVDEVAFWTMFDKYKKIALTTKIDMEFLRPVGTASEIEVRGKVAEEDGRKIGVEVIICERGKVCTRSRVDYIIPKREVTLRVMGKDRFTEKFTKYLDD
- a CDS encoding DUF4256 domain-containing protein, which translates into the protein MSNINSDKKELSPEQREELLRALKSRFEKNMNRHKSLEWAKVQTRLEANTAKLWSLNEMERTGGEPDVVGHDKKTGEYIFYDCSAESPKGRRSLCYDREALESRKEHKPENDAIDMAAAMGIELLTEEQYRELQQLGNFDAKTSSWVKTPSDIRKLGGALFCDRRYGAVFVYHNGAESYYAARGFRGSLRV